In Anaerolineales bacterium, the following proteins share a genomic window:
- a CDS encoding CpaF family protein, with translation MFTNGNGFGKGLTSLYDPGQATGCAHDDGLQEVVANEVIDQVNREFPVSILRSPSETDRQRIQERINQLVGLAFRRNNAYSSYQTDIALAEELGRRLMGLGFLDLLLPPTRTDLSEICIYSSGLVQVMKKNSVRWETLPDTKPDPGEINRVLDRLLGPQNKSLNEANPSINAKLPVTPHNPGGGRVKAMHPAIVPPGLNPSINIRLFEQKPVLPEWILERGMMSSEMMAFLQTAMEQGYRILISGGTRTGKTTLLSALCNFLPPTWRIVKIEDPEEIWIDRPTVQTVEARPAAIGTEIQSYTLANGVDDAMRMSPDYLILGEVRDGQAGLSLFRAMMTGHSGASTFHADSPREAVRRLTTVLGADTGMRPADALRLISEAVDVLVQIGIRHEVRRVTVIANVVKELKNSDIAFEPVYRYEELPTDVQPRWEKVGDLHPRLQAETVL, from the coding sequence ATGTTTACGAATGGAAACGGCTTTGGCAAAGGTTTGACAAGCCTCTATGATCCGGGACAAGCGACTGGGTGTGCTCACGATGATGGCTTGCAAGAAGTAGTCGCCAACGAGGTCATCGACCAGGTCAACCGTGAGTTCCCGGTCAGTATACTTCGGTCTCCGTCTGAAACTGACCGCCAGCGCATCCAGGAAAGGATCAACCAGCTGGTTGGATTAGCTTTCCGGCGTAACAATGCCTATTCGAGTTATCAGACCGATATCGCCCTGGCGGAAGAGCTAGGCCGGCGCCTGATGGGCCTGGGCTTCCTTGACCTTCTACTCCCCCCAACCAGAACCGATTTGTCCGAAATCTGTATCTATTCTAGCGGTCTGGTACAGGTAATGAAGAAAAATAGCGTGCGGTGGGAGACGCTTCCTGACACGAAACCCGATCCAGGGGAAATTAACCGAGTGCTCGACCGCCTGCTAGGCCCGCAGAACAAGAGCCTTAACGAAGCCAACCCTTCGATCAACGCCAAACTGCCGGTAACGCCTCACAATCCAGGTGGTGGGCGGGTGAAAGCCATGCACCCGGCTATCGTCCCGCCCGGGCTCAACCCCAGCATCAACATCCGCCTGTTTGAGCAGAAGCCGGTCCTGCCGGAATGGATCCTTGAACGTGGCATGATGAGCAGCGAGATGATGGCTTTCCTCCAAACTGCCATGGAGCAGGGCTACCGCATTCTGATCAGCGGAGGGACGCGCACCGGCAAGACTACTCTGCTCTCTGCCCTGTGCAACTTCCTGCCCCCGACCTGGCGTATCGTGAAGATCGAAGACCCAGAGGAGATTTGGATCGACCGCCCCACCGTGCAGACGGTTGAGGCTCGTCCGGCTGCCATTGGCACTGAAATTCAATCCTATACCCTGGCCAATGGCGTGGACGATGCCATGCGCATGTCGCCCGACTACCTGATCTTGGGAGAGGTGCGAGATGGCCAGGCTGGATTGAGCCTGTTCCGGGCGATGATGACCGGGCATTCTGGCGCTTCCACTTTTCATGCGGACAGTCCTCGTGAGGCAGTTCGTCGTCTGACGACCGTCTTGGGGGCAGACACCGGGATGCGGCCGGCAGATGCGCTTCGCTTGATTTCTGAAGCTGTGGATGTATTGGTGCAAATCGGCATCCGTCACGAAGTGCGCCGGGTGACGGTTATCGCCAACGTCGTAAAAGAGCTTAAAAACAGCGATATCGCTTTCGAGCCGGTCTACCGGTATGAGGAATTACCAACGGATGTCCAGCCGCGATGGGAGAAGGTGGGTGATTTGCATCCTCGTCTCCAGGCTGAAACGGTTTTATAG
- a CDS encoding ABC transporter ATP-binding protein, which translates to MSVIKIDHLTKDYGNNRGVFDVSFEVEKGSVYGFVGPNGAGKTTTIRHIMGFSKPQKGMTSVNGIDSWENQSEIQKNLGYLPGEIALPESLTGSQFLKMMAELRDIKDMSYTDHLLDIFELNPSGSLKRMALGQKRKLAIVTAFIHDPDILVLDEPTSGLDPIMQDLFIKFILTEKDRGKTILMSSHIFAEIDATCDKISMIKDGKIVSTFVADELRHNQNKVLKLEFASNNEYQKFIEDLDVTKNLNIVSLREYQNQVKIEVEDNKINDLFKIISNYELKFLSEIKFTLEDYFLRFYESKSGSEEVKSQ; encoded by the coding sequence ATGTCAGTAATTAAAATCGACCACTTGACGAAGGACTATGGAAACAATCGTGGCGTTTTTGATGTTTCATTTGAAGTTGAAAAAGGCTCCGTATATGGCTTTGTTGGACCGAATGGTGCTGGTAAAACAACAACAATTCGACATATCATGGGTTTCTCTAAACCGCAAAAAGGAATGACATCTGTTAATGGCATCGATAGTTGGGAAAACCAAAGCGAAATTCAAAAGAATCTTGGTTATCTGCCGGGTGAAATTGCACTGCCGGAATCACTAACAGGGAGTCAATTCTTAAAGATGATGGCAGAGCTAAGAGATATAAAGGATATGAGCTATACCGATCATCTGCTTGATATATTTGAGCTAAATCCATCAGGCAGTCTAAAAAGAATGGCACTTGGTCAAAAAAGGAAGCTAGCAATAGTTACGGCATTCATCCATGACCCAGATATTTTGGTTTTGGACGAACCGACTAGTGGACTAGATCCAATTATGCAGGATTTATTCATAAAATTCATTCTTACAGAGAAGGATAGAGGCAAGACCATTCTAATGTCTAGCCATATTTTTGCTGAGATTGATGCAACTTGCGACAAGATTTCAATGATTAAGGATGGAAAGATTGTATCGACCTTTGTTGCAGATGAATTGAGACATAATCAGAACAAGGTACTCAAATTAGAATTTGCATCAAATAATGAGTATCAGAAATTTATAGAAGATTTAGACGTTACAAAGAATTTAAATATTGTTTCCTTACGTGAATATCAGAATCAGGTCAAAATTGAAGTAGAAGATAACAAAATCAATGACCTTTTCAAGATCATATCAAATTATGAGCTGAAGTTTTTATCCGAAATCAAATTTACCTTGGAAGACTACTTTTTGAGATTTTATGAGAGTAAAAGTGGTAGCGAGGAGGTAAAAAGTCAATGA
- a CDS encoding ABC transporter ATP-binding protein: MTMIEINHLTKDYGDGRGIFGIDLSVDKGEVFGFVGINGAGKTTTIRHLMGFLKPENGYCKINGLDCWSDASEVMRMVGYIPGEIAFPDASTGNEFLKKQAELLNITDMSFTERIIKKLQLDPTANLKRMSKGMKQKTAVVAALMADHEVLIFDEPTTGFDPLMRLVFVEILLEEKKKGKTIFMSSHMFDEVEDTCDKVALIKDGKIVDIKATKEIKHSSRKSYTIEFNHHEDFIRFLKENFNFESSKESQSNVTINIEDEKINELTKRLVGYDIKYFKENKYTLDKYFRSIY; the protein is encoded by the coding sequence ATGACTATGATTGAAATTAATCATCTCACAAAAGATTATGGTGATGGGAGAGGTATATTTGGTATAGATTTGAGTGTTGATAAAGGTGAAGTTTTTGGATTTGTAGGAATTAATGGAGCAGGCAAAACAACAACAATCAGACATTTAATGGGATTTTTAAAACCGGAAAATGGATACTGTAAAATAAACGGCCTGGATTGCTGGAGTGATGCTTCTGAAGTGATGAGAATGGTAGGTTATATCCCAGGAGAAATTGCTTTTCCAGATGCATCTACTGGAAATGAGTTTTTAAAGAAACAAGCTGAACTATTAAATATAACCGATATGTCATTTACTGAAAGAATCATCAAAAAATTACAACTTGATCCTACTGCTAATTTAAAGAGAATGTCTAAAGGAATGAAGCAAAAGACCGCCGTAGTCGCTGCGCTGATGGCGGATCACGAAGTACTCATTTTTGACGAACCAACTACGGGGTTCGATCCTCTGATGCGGTTGGTATTTGTTGAAATATTACTTGAGGAGAAGAAAAAAGGCAAAACAATCTTCATGTCCAGTCACATGTTCGATGAGGTAGAAGATACGTGCGATAAGGTTGCCTTAATCAAGGACGGGAAAATAGTGGACATTAAGGCTACCAAAGAAATCAAGCATAGTAGTAGGAAGTCTTATACGATTGAATTCAATCATCATGAAGATTTTATAAGATTTTTAAAGGAAAATTTCAACTTTGAGTCATCGAAGGAAAGCCAAAGTAATGTGACGATCAATATTGAAGATGAGAAAATAAACGAACTTACCAAGAGATTGGTTGGCTACGATATTAAGTATTTCAAGGAAAATAAATATACTCTTGATAAGTACTTCAGAAGCATTTATTAA
- a CDS encoding TetR family transcriptional regulator: protein MKGETIVTENHSVDRRIARTRLAIRDALVALIKGKGFDALTVKDIVDRANINRGTFYLHYNDKLDLLEQTETEILQDLQHIFLQANSIHVEDFNGTDQLQGLVVTLLEYVKERAELMHAILGLQGDYSFITRVRRLMEQNLKLGALSGLKTENFSVPQEYLIAYLLHAHLGVLQSWLVSGCKESPQEMVRILFRLSFDGPIRATGYGANKS, encoded by the coding sequence ATGAAGGGAGAAACGATCGTGACTGAAAACCATTCCGTTGACCGGCGCATCGCGCGTACCAGGCTTGCCATTCGCGACGCGCTAGTCGCTTTGATCAAAGGAAAAGGATTTGATGCTTTAACCGTGAAGGATATTGTGGATCGGGCCAATATCAACCGGGGTACATTTTACCTGCACTACAATGACAAATTAGACCTGCTCGAGCAGACCGAGACTGAAATTCTCCAAGATTTACAGCATATCTTCCTACAAGCCAATTCGATTCATGTTGAGGATTTCAACGGAACTGATCAACTTCAGGGACTGGTTGTCACCCTGCTAGAATATGTGAAAGAACGGGCAGAACTGATGCATGCCATCCTTGGTTTACAAGGTGATTATTCATTCATCACCAGGGTACGCAGGTTGATGGAACAAAATTTGAAACTGGGTGCTTTGTCAGGATTAAAAACGGAGAATTTTTCCGTCCCGCAGGAATACCTGATTGCCTACCTGCTCCATGCACACCTGGGCGTGCTGCAATCTTGGCTGGTGTCAGGGTGCAAGGAATCACCCCAGGAAATGGTGCGTATTCTATTCCGGTTATCATTTGATGGGCCAATTCGCGCTACCGGTTATGGTGCCAACAAATCGTAA
- a CDS encoding cobalamin-binding protein: MFSSSWKSTGGTRMNTAIVKGVEEGNLYDIEDMLNAALAAGESPKELLEAMMAGLKSCGDHFEAGEYFLPELIGAADAFKAGMAILAPRLSAGDRISQGTIVLGTVHGDVHDIGKNLVGFMLQSAGFTVVDIGTDVSTEAFIKAVRDYRPQVLGMSALLTTTMLGMEDVIKELKNQELRDKVKVIIGGGPVSKKYAEDIGADTYGNDAAQAVTLVHSLL; this comes from the coding sequence ATGTTTTCCAGCTCGTGGAAAAGTACGGGAGGTACTAGGATGAATACAGCAATCGTCAAGGGTGTGGAAGAAGGCAACCTGTACGACATTGAGGATATGCTCAACGCGGCCCTGGCTGCTGGCGAAAGCCCCAAGGAGCTGCTGGAGGCGATGATGGCAGGCCTGAAGAGCTGCGGGGACCACTTTGAAGCGGGCGAGTACTTTCTGCCGGAGTTGATTGGTGCGGCCGATGCGTTCAAAGCCGGCATGGCCATCCTGGCTCCCCGCCTCTCGGCAGGCGACCGAATCTCGCAAGGCACGATCGTGCTTGGCACGGTGCATGGAGATGTGCATGACATCGGCAAGAACCTGGTGGGCTTTATGCTGCAGAGCGCCGGCTTCACTGTGGTGGATATCGGCACGGATGTTTCGACAGAGGCTTTTATCAAGGCGGTCCGTGACTACCGACCTCAGGTGCTGGGCATGTCAGCGCTGCTGACGACCACCATGCTGGGCATGGAGGACGTGATCAAGGAGTTGAAGAATCAGGAGCTGAGGGATAAGGTGAAGGTAATCATCGGGGGTGGACCTGTCTCCAAGAAGTATGCCGAGGATATTGGAGCCGACACCTACGGGAATGACGCGGCTCAGGCAGTGACCCTGGTGCACTCACTACTGTAA